ATGACACTCATCTGCTGCTGAGTGCGCACTGAACTGGGCGGGTAGCCATTGTTTACCGGCAAGCACTTCGAGAATTGCTTGATAGATAATGTCTATTGGCGTTGATTTTGGAATAAAGCCAACAGCACCAAGGTCGATAGCCTTATTCATCGTATCGTTATCTTCGTGCGCAGACATAATCACCACCGGAATTTGCGGGTGGTTTTTCCGGATATTGATCAAGTTGTTAAAGCCGTGGCCGCCAGGGATGTTTAAATCTAAAATCAGCAGGTCAGCATCTTGGTGTGTAGCAAGCTGCTGCTCCAATTCACCGATGGTTTCTGCGTCCAGCCATTGGCATTGAGTGATCTTCTGCGAAAGCGTTGTCAACAGTGCCTGTCGAAATAACGGATGATCGTCAGCTATTATTATTTTATCTGGCTGAATCATACATTTATCCTATTGTAATAGCCCAAAAGGGTTAGCTGTATGGGACTATAGCGTATGTTAATTGCAATTGAAAACGTAAAATATAGCGCCACTTTTGCGATCAAAAAAGGCGGCTTGTTGCCACCTTTTTAACAGATAACGTTTGCTTTATTTAAACGTTATTTTGCAGGGATGTTTTTCAGTACCGCTAACAATAATTGCCAGTATTGACCAACGGTTTCAACGTTCACTTTTTCATCAGGTGAATGCGGGAATTTAATGGTTGGGCCAAATGAAACCATATCCCAATGTGGATAGGCGGTTTTAAATAAACCACACTCTAGACCTGCGTGAATCACCATAATTTCAGGCAATTTACCAAATTCTGCCTGATAGGTTTCACGAACTACCTGCATAATTGGTGAGCTGGTATCTGGTTGCCAGCCAGGGTAGGCACCCGTAAATTCGATATCGGCACCCGCTAATTCAAATACTGAGCGCACGGTTTCTTCAGTGGCTAAGCGACCATCGTCATGCAAGCTACGGATCAAGGTTTGTGCAACAAACTTACTGCCTTTAGTGCGCATCACACCTAGGTTAAGCGAAGTTTCGACAATGCCTTCAATATCATCACTCATGCGAATAACGCCGTTAGGGCAGGCATTTAGCGCATTTAGAATTGTTAACTGGCACGCTTTTGACCAACACTGTTCAAAATCTTCTGGCGAGATCAACAGCATATCCAGATCCGTTTCAATCGCTTTTAGATTGTCTTTAGCTTGCGCTAGATAGTCAGCTACTGCTTTTGTTAATGCCGGGACATGTTGCTTGGCAACGACAAAACTGGCATTTGCTTCACGTGGAATGGCATTGCGCAAGCTACCACCGTTTAGCTCGGTTAACTGAATATCAAACTGTTTAACAGCACTCAATAAGAAGCGCACGAGCAACTTATTGGCATTGGCGCGACCCGTATGAATATCAACACCTGAGTGGCCACCTTTTAAACCTGACAGCGACAGGTTAAATGCCTGATAATCAGCAGGCACAGCTTCAGTTTCAATGGCAAAGGTTGCATTGCCATCAATACCACCAGCGCAGCCCATGTACACTTCACCTTCTTGTTCAGAGTCGGTGTTGATTAGAATCTCGCCGTCAAACTCACCTGACTGTAAGCCAAATGCGCCTGTCATACCTGCTTCTTCATCAATGGTTACTAGCACTTCAAGTGGGCCATGTGCGATATCATCACTTGCCAGTACGGCTAATGCCGATGCTAAACCGATACCATTATCGGCACCTAAGGTTGTGTCTTTGGCGGTTACCCACAGGCCATCGGCTTCTTCAACTGTGTATGGCTGAATGGGGTCGGTTAAAAAGTCGTGTTCAGTACCGCTATTTTTTTGCGGCACCATGTCCATATGCGCTTGAAGAATAACGCCTTTTCTAGCTTCCATGCCTGCGCTTGCTGGTTTCTTTAGAATTAGATTACCAACAGCGTCTTCTTTCACTGCGATGCCTTGTTCTTTCGCCCATGACTGGATCCAAGCGGAAATCGCTTGTTCGTGTTTAGACGGGTGAGGGATGCTGCAAATACGGTCAAATAATTGCCACAGTGAGTTGGGGGTAAGTTGTGCTAGTTGCGACATGGTTTTACCTTTCAATTAAAAAACGCCAGCTCTCTATCAGGCGAGAAGCTGGCGCTGTTAGAATATTTTATTTGGTTATACCAATTTCAATAAATACTTGATCATTCTGGCTGGTTAAAACGCTCATCAACTGTGTTGTTATTTTTGAAATTAGAACAACTAGTTACCAAAAAATAACGCCTTGCCTACATGGATGTAGGTACTTAGGTTTTGCAGGGAGCATAAAACCTGTGTTTATGAACCTTTTTCCTACGCCATAATTGATCAACTAATTAATTCAATTGGTATTAGGCTTATTTGCTTGCCATTAAAAATTGCCATTGTTCATTAAATTCATCGCTTGGCTTTTTGCTAAAACCAGAGCGCACGTATTGGCTAATTTTACCTTCAGCAAACGAGACTAATAAATTCGCAAGTGCCTGCTCTGAGATCTCAAAACCTTTACCTTCACGCAGCTTGCGCTCGCGTAAGACCTGCTTAAATTGAGACTCGAGTTTTTCAAAAAACTGGTTAACGCGCAAACGCAAGCGCTCGTTTTCACCCATCAGCGCGTCGCCAGATAAGATACGGCACATACCAGGGTTGCGCTCTGCAAAAATCAGCAACACATGCAAAATATGATGGCAGCGGATCACCGCTTCTTTGTGGTCTGATAAAATTAGGTTAATGCGAGAAAAAATCGATTCTTCAATAAACTCAATTAAGCCTTCGAACATGCGGGCCTTCGACGGAAAGTGGCGGTAAAGCGCGGCTTCAGAGACACCTACTTCGGCGGCAAGTTTAGCAGTGGTAATACGCTGTCCAGGACTTGATTGCAGCATCATAGCCAAGCATTCAAGAATTTGCTGTTTACGATTCGGTTTTTCGGTGGTTGACATCTAAAACTTCTCAGTCGAATTGTTATTGATTTTATCGCCGTAATTTTAGCGGCTTGATGATACTAACATCAAGCCAACGGGCACAAATATGATGTAGCGCAATAATTACGTTAGTAAGCAAACACTTACGATTTGAGCTCTGCTTTTGCTGAAATAATCGCCACAAGATCTTTTGCTAACTGTGTTTTGCTGGCCAGCGAAAGCTCGGTTTTATCGGTTGCTGAAAACACGGTTAAGGCGTTGTCATCGCTGTTAAAGCCTTGACCTGCAACAGACACATTATTTGCTGCAATCAAATCTAGACTCTTGCGCTGTAATTTACCACGTGCATATTGTTCGACGTCTTGCGTTTCTGCGGCAAATCCCACAGTAAACGGACGGTTTTCGGTTAGCGCGGCAACATCGGCAACAATGTCAGGGTTTTTTACCATGTTGATTTGCATAGCATCTTCGTGTTTTTTGATTTTTTGCTCGGCAACTTGTGCAACGCGGTAGTCGGCTACAGCCGCACATGCCACAAAGACATCTGCTTTTGGCGCGTTGGCAAGCGCTTGCTGGTGCATTTCTTGCGCGCTAACGACAGGTACATGCTGGCTGTGACTTGGCGGTGTTAATTTTGTTGGTCCAGAGATCAACGTGACATTAGCGCCAGCTTCAATCGCCGCTTGTGCTATCGCGTAACCCATTTTGCCTGAGCTATGGTTGGAAATATAACGCACAGGATCTATCGGTTCTTGTGTTGGGCCAGCAGTTATGACCCAGTGCTGGCCGGCGAGCACTTGTTGGTCGCGAGCAAACAGCTCAGTTACAGCACTGACTAATTCAGGCACATCTAACATGCGTCCTAAACCAACATCACCACAAGCCTGTTCACCAGCTGCTGGACCAAATTGTTTGATGCCAAACTTAGCCAATTCATCAAGGTTTCGTTGGGTGATAGGGTTGTGCCACATTTGTTGATTCATTGCTGGTGCGATGGCAACAGGTGCCGCTGTTGCTAACGCAATAGTCGTCAATAAATCATCTGCCATACCGTGAGCGAGTTTGGCAATGGTGTTTGCTGTTGCTGGCGCGACAAGAATCAAGTCGGCCCATTTCGCTAACTCGATATGTCCCATGGCTAATTCGGCTTGCGGGTCGAGTAAATCGTCAGCAACTGGATTAGCAGAAACCGCTTGCAGCGATAGTGAGCTAACAAATGCTTTCGCTGATTCCGTGATGACCACGCGAACATTCGCGCCTTGTTCTTTTAAGCGTCTAACGAGCTCAGGTCCCTTGTACGCGGCAATCCCACCAGTAATACCTAAGACAATGTTTTTATTGTGTAAAATTTGCATACGCTGCTAATCTTAAAGCACTTCTGCTCAATATAAATACGAATGGGCAGCAGTATATCAGGGATGAGATGTCAGCATAAGAGTCAGCGAGAGATAAGGAGCACATGGATGTTAAAGACATGGCCAGCACAGGAAAGGCCGCGTGAAAAGTTGTTGAGTCAAGGAGCGCAGTCACTCAGTGATGCTGAGCTCTTGGCAATATTTTTACGCACCGGAGTAAAGGGTTGCTCGGTGGTTGATTTGGCTCGCCAGCTGCTCAACAGTTTTGGCAGTATTGCCGCTATTTACCAAGCCAGCATGCAAGATTTTTGTCAGCACCATGGCTTAGGGCAAGCTAAATATGTTCAGCTGCAAGCATGTTTAGAAATGTCTAAACGCTATCTTAAAGAGCAAGTTGGCGAGCAGCACTATTTAACCAGTTCTAGCGATACCAAAAATTATTTAATTTCAGAGCTTCGTGGTGAACGCCATGAAGTGTTTGGCGTTGTTTTGCTTAATAGTCAGCATCAAGTAATTGGCTTTGAACGATTATTTGAGGGGACAATAGACGCCGCTGCGGTATACCCGCGTGTTGTTGTCGAAAATGTCCTGTTACAAAGTGCTGCGGCCGTAATTTTGGTTCACAATCATCCATCTGGATTGGCGACACCGAGCGAGGCAGATCAGCGTATTACGCAGCGGTTAATTCAGGCGTTGGCCTTGATTGAGGTAAAAGTACTCGATCATTTAATTATCGCTAAGCATCAGTGTTATTCATTTGCAGAGCATGGGCAATTATAAAGCGGTTGCAAATCAGCATAATGGCAGCTAATTTTAGCTTAATAAGGGAACAATTATCCCGATGAACAAAGTACTGAGCAATGTACTGAACAAAGTTTTAAGCAAAGTATTTTCAATCAAAAGCAACAAGCAAGGATTGTCTTATGACCGACAGTAGTAACCATGAGATGGAAAGGCGTCAATCAATTCGATTAGATATGGAAAAAGAACTGGTCACCGTCAGCTGGTCTGACAGTGATGGCAGGCAGTGGACAAAAACCTTGGCTTGTTTAGATTTTTCGCGCGGTGGTGTGCGAGTCGATAGCGATATGGCAATTGCAGAAAATACGCAAGTGGTGATCACCTTTAAATCTAACAGTTCAGCGCAGCAAGAGTTTGATTGTACTGTGTTGCGTTGCATTGAGCAGCCAACGGGCTGGTATGAAGTTGCCTTCACGTTAGATGATAAGAAGTAAGCGTTAAGTGCACACAGCGATGTGAGATGATATTTGAACTATACTGGTGTACAAGTAAACAAGAACTCTACCTGTTTTGATAGGAAGTTAGCAGCATGATGATATTGGTTGGTGGTGAAAAAGGTGGTAGCGGTAAAAGTTGCTTAGCGCAGAACATGGCGGTGTACTTTGCTAAACACAAAAATGCCATTGTCTTGATGGTTGATTGTGATCCGCAACGCACAACGTCTGATTGGATTCAGGCGCGTAATACTGACCCTTCGCTGCCGGCTATCAATTGTATTCAATTATACGGCAAGATCCGCAATGATTTACTCAGTTTAAACCAACATTACGATTACGTTGTGGTTGATTGTGGTGGCCAAGACAACCTTGCGCTGCGCGCTGCAATGTCGGTTGCTGACCATGTGGTGATTCCACTTCGCCCGAAACGTCGAGACTTAAAAACCGTGCCTCATATGGAAGACATGCTCAGCACGTGTAAAATGGTTAATCCTAAAATGCTCGCCTCATTTGTGATTACTCAGTGCCCTGCACTGCCAACCCAAGCCAATCGAATTTTAGAAGCCAAAGAAGTATGTGCCTCATATGGCATCAATGTACTTAACGCAGTCACTTATAACCGCAATGTTTACGATGATAGCGAAGAGTCTGGCTCTTCGGTGTTAGAAAATGAGCCTGATGGCAAAGCTGCACAGGAAATGATAGCGATTGCTGAGGAGCTGCTTGCGATGAAGCCGGATAACTCTCATGAGTTTAACTGATCTTAAAAAGGGAAAAGGGGAAGCGGTAAAAAGGAAGAACTTTACTGTTGATGAGTTTATCTCTGACGCTGAAGACTACGCGAAAGGCCAACCTAAACTGGTTAAAGAAGGTAAGAAAGCGCCTAATACTGGTTTAAATCTCGAACAGGCTATTGCGGCTGCTGAGCAACAAGTGGTGGCCAAAAGTAAAAGCAAAGAAAGCAACCGAACATTTCGCCATGCAACGTTTACTTTGAGTGAAGATGCCATTGCGCAGCTGAATGTTTTAGCTAAAGAGTCTAAGTTGGCGAAGTCACATATTATTCGTATTTTGATTGATCAGCTGGCGACACAAGATCAAAAACAACAGCTAGCGGCTCTGTTAGGATCGAAAACCCTCTAATTCGGTATAATTAATCAGCACTTTGTTGGTTTTTTAAGGGCTAAATCTTGTTGTACATCACCTCTATCTCTATGATAAATAAGCTAGTTATCATTGTATTTGGTTAAAATATGATTAGTACTAGCATTCGAGGATTAGTTTCACTATAATATGCCACCTTTTTCAGGATCCCGAGGCGACGGCCAAGGGGAATTAGCTCGAGCTGAAATTAATTTTGGAGTGACTCAAATGTCTAAAGTTTGCCAAGTAACTGGCAAAAAACCAGTTGTAGGGAACAATCGTTCTCACGCTAGAAACGCGACACGTCGTCGTTTCTTACCAAACCTTCAATCTCACCGTTTTTGGGTTGAGAGCGAAAACCGTTTCGTAAAATTACGCCTTACTCCTAAAGGTATGCGTATTATCGATAAGAAAGGCATCGATGCAGTATTAGCTGACATCCGTGCTCGCGGCGAAAAAGTCTAAGGAATAAGTCATGCGTGATAAAATTCGTTTAGTATCTTCTGCTGGTACAGGTCATTTTTATACTACTGATAAGAATAAAAAGACTATGCCAGAGAAAATGGAAATCAAAAAATTCGACCCTGTAGTACGTAAGCACGTTGTCTACAAAGAAGCTAAAATCAAGTAATTTTACTTCTCGAATTTTCTAAAAAACCCAGCAATTGCTGGGTTTTTTATTGCCTAGAATTTATCTAATATCAAATTGAGTGATTATTTGCTCACTCAGCGATAATTAATCAAATTGTTATAAGCTAATGTAATAGCGCCATAGTTTTCGTATGATATAGCGCTAATTGACGATAAATGAAGATGTTATGAGACTTTCCCGCGCCGCTTGGAATAATGTGATTATTTTTTCAGTGATGGGTTTTATTCTGTTAATCAATTTTACCCAACAAGGTGAAAGCGGCGATCCGCAATCAGCTGCTGTTGAACAGTTCGTCATTGGTGAAAATAAAGTGATTCTGACGATGAACATTGATCAGCAAGTCACTATTGAGCGAGCTGGTCAGGGGTGGCGGTTATTGCCAGCGCAGCGTTTATCGAATCAACTTATTGAACAAATGATGCGTACTTGGCAACAAGTGCAGGGGCAAGTGCTTGATATTGAAATAGATCGCTCCCAGCAATCTGGCTTGTTTATTAGTATGGTATTAGCTGATCAACCCAATATTCAGTTATTTACTTTGTATTTACTGGCAGAACAAGTCGTTGTTCATAACCACCAATTGGATCGCTATTTTTCGCTGCCATTGCCAGTGTTTAATCAACTCATACCAACTGGTTTACTGATAAATCAGTCATAACCTGATAGTGAATTAAGATGCCCGAATTACCTGAAGTCGAAGTATGCCGTTTAGGCATCAAACCACATATTGATGGTGAAACAATTACCGATATTGTGGTGCGCCAACGTCAACTGCGATGGCCGATACCAGAGCAAATTAGCGATGCGATTGGCGAAGTGATCGTCGCCGTTGAACGCCGCTCAAAGTACCTAATTATTAAAGTGGCAAGTGGCAGCATACTCATTCATTTAGGCATGTCAGGTACCATTCGTGTTATTGATAAGACGTTAGTGCCAGTAAAACACGATCATGTTGATATTGTTTTGGGCAATGGCAAGGCATTAAGGCTTAATGATCCGCGCCGTTTTGGCGCAGTGCTATGGCTTGCTGGTGATCAAGACGAGCAAGGGGTGCTTGCTAAACTGGGGCCAGAGCCACTGACAGACGATTTCCATGCCGATTATCTTTATGAGAAATCGCGCAATAAAGCAGTGCCTGTTAAAACTTTTATTATGAATAATCCGGTCGTGGTTGGTGTTGGTAATATCTATGCAAATGAATCACTTTTTTTAAGTGGTATTAGGCCAACCAAAAAAGCGGGCAAGCTGACTAAAAAGCAATGCCAAGTCCTCACTAATAACATTAAAGAGGTACTTGCCGCGGCAATTAAACAGGGCGGTACAACGCTGAAAGACTTTACCCAGGCCGATGGTCGCCCAGGTTATTTTAAACAGTCTTTGTATGTCTATGGGCGCGCAGGTGAGCCTTGCTTAACTTGCCAAACGATGTTGAAAGAGGTACGCCAGTCAAATCGTAGCTCAGTGTATTGCCCACAATGCCAAAAATAACTTAGCAGCAGATAGTCTAGGCTTGGAAATTTTTGCGTTGAGTAGCGCTTAATTGCAGGTGATAGAAAAGGCGCTAAACGCACCTATTTCATAGAGTCTTCTAA
The nucleotide sequence above comes from Thalassotalea euphylliae. Encoded proteins:
- the rpmG gene encoding 50S ribosomal protein L33, whose amino-acid sequence is MRDKIRLVSSAGTGHFYTTDKNKKTMPEKMEIKKFDPVVRKHVVYKEAKIK
- the coaBC gene encoding bifunctional phosphopantothenoylcysteine decarboxylase/phosphopantothenate--cysteine ligase CoaBC, which encodes MQILHNKNIVLGITGGIAAYKGPELVRRLKEQGANVRVVITESAKAFVSSLSLQAVSANPVADDLLDPQAELAMGHIELAKWADLILVAPATANTIAKLAHGMADDLLTTIALATAAPVAIAPAMNQQMWHNPITQRNLDELAKFGIKQFGPAAGEQACGDVGLGRMLDVPELVSAVTELFARDQQVLAGQHWVITAGPTQEPIDPVRYISNHSSGKMGYAIAQAAIEAGANVTLISGPTKLTPPSHSQHVPVVSAQEMHQQALANAPKADVFVACAAVADYRVAQVAEQKIKKHEDAMQINMVKNPDIVADVAALTENRPFTVGFAAETQDVEQYARGKLQRKSLDLIAANNVSVAGQGFNSDDNALTVFSATDKTELSLASKTQLAKDLVAIISAKAELKS
- the rpmB gene encoding 50S ribosomal protein L28 → MSKVCQVTGKKPVVGNNRSHARNATRRRFLPNLQSHRFWVESENRFVKLRLTPKGMRIIDKKGIDAVLADIRARGEKV
- a CDS encoding AAA family ATPase — encoded protein: MMILVGGEKGGSGKSCLAQNMAVYFAKHKNAIVLMVDCDPQRTTSDWIQARNTDPSLPAINCIQLYGKIRNDLLSLNQHYDYVVVDCGGQDNLALRAAMSVADHVVIPLRPKRRDLKTVPHMEDMLSTCKMVNPKMLASFVITQCPALPTQANRILEAKEVCASYGINVLNAVTYNRNVYDDSEESGSSVLENEPDGKAAQEMIAIAEELLAMKPDNSHEFN
- a CDS encoding response regulator transcription factor; protein product: MIQPDKIIIADDHPLFRQALLTTLSQKITQCQWLDAETIGELEQQLATHQDADLLILDLNIPGGHGFNNLINIRKNHPQIPVVIMSAHEDNDTMNKAIDLGAVGFIPKSTPIDIIYQAILEVLAGKQWLPAQFSAHSAADECHDIAERVASLTQQQHKILLMFAEGMLNKQIAYDLNVSEATIKAHATAIFKKLNVRNRTQAVIAISQLDLGDHDFSH
- the mutM gene encoding bifunctional DNA-formamidopyrimidine glycosylase/DNA-(apurinic or apyrimidinic site) lyase, with product MPELPEVEVCRLGIKPHIDGETITDIVVRQRQLRWPIPEQISDAIGEVIVAVERRSKYLIIKVASGSILIHLGMSGTIRVIDKTLVPVKHDHVDIVLGNGKALRLNDPRRFGAVLWLAGDQDEQGVLAKLGPEPLTDDFHADYLYEKSRNKAVPVKTFIMNNPVVVGVGNIYANESLFLSGIRPTKKAGKLTKKQCQVLTNNIKEVLAAAIKQGGTTLKDFTQADGRPGYFKQSLYVYGRAGEPCLTCQTMLKEVRQSNRSSVYCPQCQK
- a CDS encoding aminoacyl-histidine dipeptidase — its product is MSQLAQLTPNSLWQLFDRICSIPHPSKHEQAISAWIQSWAKEQGIAVKEDAVGNLILKKPASAGMEARKGVILQAHMDMVPQKNSGTEHDFLTDPIQPYTVEEADGLWVTAKDTTLGADNGIGLASALAVLASDDIAHGPLEVLVTIDEEAGMTGAFGLQSGEFDGEILINTDSEQEGEVYMGCAGGIDGNATFAIETEAVPADYQAFNLSLSGLKGGHSGVDIHTGRANANKLLVRFLLSAVKQFDIQLTELNGGSLRNAIPREANASFVVAKQHVPALTKAVADYLAQAKDNLKAIETDLDMLLISPEDFEQCWSKACQLTILNALNACPNGVIRMSDDIEGIVETSLNLGVMRTKGSKFVAQTLIRSLHDDGRLATEETVRSVFELAGADIEFTGAYPGWQPDTSSPIMQVVRETYQAEFGKLPEIMVIHAGLECGLFKTAYPHWDMVSFGPTIKFPHSPDEKVNVETVGQYWQLLLAVLKNIPAK
- a CDS encoding PilZ domain-containing protein, which produces MTDSSNHEMERRQSIRLDMEKELVTVSWSDSDGRQWTKTLACLDFSRGGVRVDSDMAIAENTQVVITFKSNSSAQQEFDCTVLRCIEQPTGWYEVAFTLDDKK
- the slmA gene encoding nucleoid occlusion factor SlmA, whose amino-acid sequence is MSTTEKPNRKQQILECLAMMLQSSPGQRITTAKLAAEVGVSEAALYRHFPSKARMFEGLIEFIEESIFSRINLILSDHKEAVIRCHHILHVLLIFAERNPGMCRILSGDALMGENERLRLRVNQFFEKLESQFKQVLRERKLREGKGFEISEQALANLLVSFAEGKISQYVRSGFSKKPSDEFNEQWQFLMASK
- the radC gene encoding RadC family protein — translated: MLKTWPAQERPREKLLSQGAQSLSDAELLAIFLRTGVKGCSVVDLARQLLNSFGSIAAIYQASMQDFCQHHGLGQAKYVQLQACLEMSKRYLKEQVGEQHYLTSSSDTKNYLISELRGERHEVFGVVLLNSQHQVIGFERLFEGTIDAAAVYPRVVVENVLLQSAAAVILVHNHPSGLATPSEADQRITQRLIQALALIEVKVLDHLIIAKHQCYSFAEHGQL